One window of the Pyrus communis chromosome 17, drPyrComm1.1, whole genome shotgun sequence genome contains the following:
- the LOC137722423 gene encoding putative protease Do-like 14 → MNHFLRKISTPHRIAAIAAIAAAAGSAYLLSDGSRNSDYTASVSITAPLRESLQLPWQTGLLAPLFSVGTSSIPSSDIRKDISGVSPSEEAPKPCSGCLSRDSFAKAAAKVGPAVVNISAPEGAYGITPGKSIGSGTIIDEDGTILTCAHTVVDFYGLRASSKGKVHVTLQDGRTFEGTVVNADLQSDVAIVKINSKTPLPTAKLGSSRKLQPGDWVIAVGCPLSLQNTVTAGIVSCVDRKSTDLGLGGVRREYLQTDCAINPGNSGGPLVNIDGEVIGVNIMKVYAADGLSFAFPIDSVTKIMEHFKKSGRVVRPWVGLKMVDLTEVIITQLKERDPTFPNVKKGILVPMVTPGSPAERAGFRPGDVVIEFDGNAVASIKEIIEIMGDRVGVPIGVVVIRARDDTVTLTVIPEESNSDM, encoded by the exons AGAAAAATTTCTACTCCGCACCGGATTGCCGCCATTGCCGCCATTGCCGCCGCTGCAGGGTCGGCTTATTTGTTATCCGACGGCAGCAGAAACTCCG ATTATACGGCATCAGTGTCAATCACTGCACCATTGCGCGAATCCTTGCAGCTTCCATGGCAAACGGGGCTATTGGCTCCACTGTTTTCTGTGGGAACTAGTTCAATTCCATCATCAGATATAAGGAAGGATATTTCTGGTGTTTCCCCTTCTGAAGAGGCCCCTAAGCCATGTTCTGGATGTTTGAGCAGGGATTCTTTCGCAAAGGCTGCTGCGAAGGTTGGTCCTGCTGTTGTCAACATCTCTGCTCCAGAGG GTGCATATGGGATCACTCCGGGAAAGAGTATAGGCTCTGGGACGATTATTGATGAGGACGGTACAATTTTAACATGCGCACATACTGTAGTTGATTTTTATGGCCTGAGAGCTTCATCAAAAGGGAAG GTTCATGTCACCTTGCAAGATGGTAGAACATTTGAGGGTACCGTGGTCAATGCAGATTTACAATCCGATGTGGCTATAGTAAAGATAAATTCTAAAACCCCACTGCCAACAGCAAAGCTAGGCAGTTCGCGTAAACTTCAACCTGGGGATTGGGTGATAGCTGTTGGCTGTCCACTTTCACTTCAGAATACCGTCACAGCTGGTATCGTAag TTGTGTTGACCGAAAGAGCACTGATTTGGGTCTTGGTGGAGTGCGGAGAGAGTATTTACAGACAGATTGCGCAATCAACccg GGAAATTCTGGGGGGCCTTTGGTCAATATTGACGGAGAAGTGATTGGTGTTAATATTATGAAAGTCTATGCTGCTGATGGATTGAGTTTTGCCTTCCCAATTGATTCAGTCACCAAAATCATGGAGCACTTCAAGAAAAGTGG GAGGGTTGTTCGGCCTTGGGTTGGACTAAAGATGGTTGATCTCACTGAGGTCATCATCACCCAGCTTAAAGAAAGAGATCCTACATTTCCAAACGTGAAGAAAGGCATTCTTGTGCCTATG GTAACTCCTGGGTCACCTGCTGAACGAGCCGGGTTCCGTCCTGGTGATGTCGTTATTGAATTTGATGGAAACGCTGTTGCAAGCATCAAGGAG ATCATTGAAATAATGGGGGACCGAGTCGGGGTGCCCATCGGGGTAGTCGTCATACGAGCGAGAGACGATACAGTGACCTTAACAGTGATCCCAGAGGAGTCCAATTCAGATATGTAA